A window of Castanea sativa cultivar Marrone di Chiusa Pesio chromosome 1, ASM4071231v1 contains these coding sequences:
- the LOC142628993 gene encoding small ribosomal subunit protein RACK1-like has protein sequence MCTDNSDIIVTASHDKTISLRNLTKEDKTYSVPRRRLKGHSHFVEDVVLSSNDQFALFGSWDGELRLWDLQADVSVRCFVSHTKGVLSITFSIDNRQIVSTSRGRTIKLWNNLGECKFTISDLKAHQDWVSCMLTLTWMLK, from the exons ATGTGCACCGACAACAGCGACATCATCGTCACTGCCTCGCATGACAAAACCATTAGCCTCCGAAACCTCACCAAGGAAGACAAGACCTACAGTGTCCCTCGCCGTAGGCTAAAGGGCCACTCCCACTTCGTCGAAGACGTGGTTCTCTCCTCCAACGACCAGTTCGCTCTCTTCGGCTCCTGGGACGGCGAGCTCCGCCTCTGGGACCTCCAGGCCGACGTCTCCGTCCGCTGCTTCGTCAGCCACACCAAAGGCGTCCTCTCCATCACTTTCTCAATCGACAACCGTCAAATCGTCTCGACTTCCCGTGGCCGCACGATCAAGCTCTGGAACAACCTCGGGGAATGCAAGTTCACTATCTCTGACCTCAAGGCGCACCAGGATTGGGTCTCGTGC aTGCTGACGTTGACGTGGATGTTGAAGtag